The following proteins are co-located in the bacterium genome:
- a CDS encoding DNA topoisomerase IV subunit A — protein MATAAAQSLETDLRDAAEERYLSYALSVITSRALPDVRDGLKPVQRRILYAMWSNLRLTAGARPRKSAAIVGEVLGKYHPHGDVAAYEAMVRMAQDFALRYPLVHGEGNFGSLDGDGAAAYRYTEAKLTALAEEMLADLGADTVDFRSTFDAMHDEPIVLPSAIPQLLMNGSTGIAVGMATNIPPHNLREIVAALTAMIDEPDLDVKGLMKHLRGPDFPTGGEILNAKKELREIYESGQGAVRVRGEYGVEDLARGKRQIVVTSIPYAVNKGELVEAIAQEIIARKVPQITDVRDESTTDVRIVLELKAEASPEAAMAYLYKHTSLQTNFNVNLTCLLPTQNPAVGQPARVTLRDLCRHFLDHRMVVLVRKLEHEKRKLLERLHILEALVEIYDDLDRAIRLIRTADSRSDAQQKLMKAFALDEVQADAILEIRLYQLARLEIEKIREEQREKKKRLAEIEALLKSPKARWKLIREDLERIGTAYGDKRRTSFAAGEELAYDPEAYIVHEEAVVILSRDGWIKRLREVKDPASTRLREGDALFAVLPGTTRDRLVLYSSHGSIYVLRVADVPATTGYGEPVQSLLKFGDGERVVAAHLVQEGPPPQPEAGQQSLLPGMGAAAGGEAPGPILVATARGYGFRATPDLSETTRAGRRVARVGEGDEVVSVHPAADRHVVLASAKGKMLRFPLADVPELSGPGRGVFLMRPDDDDRVVGAVTVADRSGFFVLTPEGGERKLGVTEVPPGKRAQKGHKVVKRGGVAGLRRLEE, from the coding sequence ATGGCAACCGCCGCAGCACAGTCGCTCGAAACAGATCTGCGCGACGCCGCCGAGGAGCGGTATCTCAGCTACGCCCTCAGCGTCATCACCTCGCGCGCCCTGCCCGACGTGCGCGACGGCCTGAAGCCGGTCCAGCGCCGCATCCTCTATGCGATGTGGTCGAACCTCCGCCTGACGGCCGGCGCGCGGCCGCGCAAGTCCGCGGCGATCGTCGGCGAGGTGCTGGGCAAGTACCATCCGCACGGCGACGTCGCCGCGTACGAGGCCATGGTGCGCATGGCCCAGGACTTTGCGCTCCGCTACCCGCTGGTCCACGGCGAGGGCAACTTCGGCTCTCTCGACGGCGACGGCGCCGCCGCCTACCGCTACACCGAGGCGAAGCTGACGGCGCTCGCCGAGGAGATGCTCGCCGATCTGGGCGCCGACACCGTCGACTTCCGCTCCACCTTCGACGCCATGCACGACGAGCCGATCGTGCTGCCGAGCGCGATCCCGCAGCTGCTGATGAACGGCTCCACCGGGATCGCCGTCGGCATGGCGACGAACATCCCGCCGCACAACCTGCGGGAGATCGTTGCCGCGCTGACGGCGATGATCGACGAGCCGGACCTCGACGTGAAGGGGCTCATGAAGCACCTCCGCGGCCCCGACTTCCCCACCGGCGGCGAGATCCTGAACGCGAAGAAGGAGCTGCGCGAGATCTACGAGAGCGGGCAGGGCGCCGTGCGCGTGCGGGGCGAGTACGGCGTCGAGGACCTCGCGCGCGGCAAGCGGCAGATCGTGGTCACCTCGATCCCGTATGCCGTCAACAAGGGGGAGCTCGTCGAGGCGATCGCGCAGGAGATCATCGCGCGCAAGGTGCCGCAGATCACCGACGTGCGCGACGAGTCGACCACCGACGTCCGCATCGTGCTCGAGCTGAAGGCCGAGGCGTCGCCCGAGGCGGCGATGGCCTACCTCTACAAGCACACGAGCCTGCAGACGAACTTCAACGTGAACCTGACGTGCCTCCTGCCGACGCAGAATCCCGCCGTCGGCCAGCCGGCGCGGGTCACGCTGCGCGACCTCTGCCGCCACTTCCTCGACCACCGCATGGTCGTGCTGGTCCGCAAGCTCGAGCACGAGAAGCGCAAGCTGCTCGAGCGGCTCCACATCCTCGAAGCGCTGGTCGAGATCTACGACGACCTCGACCGCGCCATCCGCCTGATCCGCACCGCCGACTCGCGCAGCGACGCGCAGCAGAAGCTGATGAAGGCTTTCGCCCTGGACGAGGTCCAGGCCGACGCCATCCTCGAGATCCGCCTCTACCAGCTCGCCAGGCTCGAGATCGAGAAGATCCGTGAGGAGCAGCGCGAGAAGAAGAAGCGGCTGGCCGAGATCGAGGCGCTGCTGAAGAGCCCGAAGGCGCGCTGGAAGCTCATCCGCGAGGATCTCGAGCGCATCGGCACGGCATACGGCGACAAGCGGCGCACGTCGTTCGCCGCCGGCGAGGAGCTGGCCTACGACCCCGAGGCGTACATCGTCCACGAGGAAGCCGTCGTGATCCTGTCGCGCGACGGCTGGATCAAGCGCCTGCGCGAGGTGAAGGACCCGGCGTCGACGCGCCTGCGCGAGGGCGACGCGCTCTTCGCCGTCCTGCCCGGTACGACGCGCGACCGGCTCGTGCTCTACTCGAGCCACGGCTCCATCTACGTGCTGCGCGTCGCCGACGTGCCGGCGACGACGGGCTACGGCGAGCCGGTGCAGTCGCTGCTCAAGTTCGGCGACGGCGAGCGCGTCGTCGCCGCGCACCTCGTGCAGGAGGGACCGCCGCCGCAGCCCGAGGCGGGGCAGCAGTCGCTCCTGCCCGGGATGGGCGCCGCCGCCGGCGGGGAGGCGCCGGGACCCATCCTGGTCGCGACCGCGCGCGGCTACGGCTTCCGCGCCACGCCCGACCTGTCCGAGACGACGCGCGCCGGCCGCCGCGTGGCGCGCGTCGGCGAGGGCGACGAGGTCGTGTCCGTGCACCCCGCCGCCGACAGGCACGTCGTGCTCGCGAGCGCGAAAGGCAAGATGCTGCGCTTCCCGCTCGCCGACGTCCCGGAGCTGTCGGGACCCGGGCGCGGCGTCTTCCTCATGCGGCCCGACGACGACGACCGCGTCGTCGGCGCCGTCACCGTCGCCGACCGCAGCGGGTTCTTCGTGCTGACGCCCGAGGGCGGCGAGCGCAAGCTCGGCGTCACCGAGGTGCCGCCGGGCAAGCGCGCGCAGAAGGGGCACAAGGTCGTGAAGCGGGGCGGGGTGGCCGGGCTCCGCCGGCTGGAGGAGTGA
- a CDS encoding alcohol dehydrogenase catalytic domain-containing protein, with amino-acid sequence MRALVFHGPADVRCDDVPEPVLGTPDGAVLRVTAASICGSDLHLYHGRMPMPGGFVIGHEFVGVVDAVGPAVAAVRPEQRVIAPGVFGCGRCRACMTGRVSACTGFPFTRVYGFGHDMPGGQAERVFVPHADFNLVPIPDGLEDEDVLFLTDILPTGYQGAVKGAVAPGEIVAIVGGGPVGLSALLAARVMGAARVFVSDPDPGRRAAVARFGGEPVTPADAADAVLAASGGQGADVVIEAVGHESTLAASLALVRVGGRVSAVGVFVESALPFAAGLAFTKDVTLHFGIADVHRHLPPLLALVQAGRLRPRELVTHRLPLRDGAEAYRVFAARRDGCLKVVLDPAG; translated from the coding sequence GTGCGCGCGCTCGTCTTCCACGGGCCGGCGGACGTGCGCTGCGACGACGTGCCGGAGCCCGTGCTCGGCACGCCCGACGGCGCCGTGCTGCGCGTGACCGCGGCGTCGATCTGCGGGTCCGACCTGCACCTCTACCACGGCCGCATGCCGATGCCGGGCGGCTTCGTCATCGGCCACGAGTTCGTCGGCGTGGTCGACGCGGTCGGTCCCGCGGTAGCCGCCGTGCGCCCCGAGCAACGCGTGATCGCACCCGGCGTATTCGGGTGCGGCCGCTGCCGCGCGTGCATGACCGGACGCGTCTCGGCGTGCACGGGCTTCCCGTTCACCCGCGTGTACGGCTTCGGCCACGACATGCCGGGCGGTCAGGCGGAGCGTGTCTTCGTCCCGCACGCCGACTTCAATCTCGTTCCCATCCCCGACGGCCTCGAGGACGAGGACGTGCTCTTCCTCACCGACATCCTCCCGACGGGCTACCAGGGTGCCGTGAAGGGCGCGGTCGCGCCGGGCGAGATCGTCGCCATCGTCGGCGGCGGACCGGTCGGCCTCTCGGCGCTGCTCGCGGCGCGCGTGATGGGTGCGGCGCGCGTCTTCGTCAGCGACCCCGATCCGGGACGCCGCGCGGCGGTCGCGCGCTTCGGCGGCGAGCCCGTGACGCCCGCCGACGCCGCCGACGCCGTCCTGGCCGCGAGCGGCGGTCAGGGTGCCGACGTCGTGATCGAGGCCGTGGGCCACGAGTCGACGCTGGCCGCGTCGCTCGCGCTCGTGCGCGTCGGAGGGCGCGTGTCGGCCGTCGGTGTCTTCGTCGAGTCCGCCCTGCCCTTCGCCGCCGGCCTCGCGTTCACGAAGGACGTGACCCTCCACTTCGGAATCGCCGACGTCCACCGCCACCTGCCGCCGCTGCTCGCGCTGGTGCAGGCGGGACGCCTGCGACCGCGCGAGCTGGTCACGCACCGCCTGCCGCTGCGCGACGGCGCCGAGGCCTATCGGGTCTTCGCGGCGCGGCGCGACGGATGCCTGAAGGTCGTGCTCGACCCCGCCGGCTGA
- a CDS encoding type IIA DNA topoisomerase subunit B, which translates to MAATYTAKDILVLEGLEPVRRRPGMYIGGTDASGLHHLLWEIVDNSVDEAMNGHANRIVVTLHKDGASATVADNGRGIPVDKHSQYKKSALELILTTLHAGGKFEAKSYFHSGGLHGVGASVVNALSDKLVARVKRDGAEWEQAFARGKATGPLKKVGAARGSGTSIFFHPDPHIFPVTRFDAKHIAERLESKAYLHGGLTIELRDEAAGTSQTFHYEDGLKAYLQKIVGDAGAAPLAGEILTLQKVQDDLHLDCALAWTEETSERVWSYVNGIPTAQGGAHENGFKSGLVKAVRNYLTTHNQIPRGLTITAEDVREGLAGLLSIKIAAPQFQGQTKERLNNTEVTPVIDGLVRTAVENWLNGNRTAGDVIGGRVVLAAKARTASRAAAQQVQRKGGVSHRLNLPGKLADCSSTDPGECELFLVEGDSAGGSAKQGRDRRFQAILPLRGKVLNTEQASMAKVLQNKELSDIVSVLGCGAGKDTDLGKLRYHKVCLLMDADSDGNHICTLLLTFFYRHLPALIRAGHVYIAQPPLYRVDVGKQTHWAKDDAAKDKLLAGLNGKRDRVQVQRFKGLGEMNPSTLKETTLDPARRALLRVTIDDAAGTEQAIQTLMGRDVAPRFQFIMERAPRVDEVDV; encoded by the coding sequence ATGGCAGCGACGTACACCGCCAAGGACATCCTGGTGCTGGAGGGCCTCGAGCCCGTGCGGCGCCGTCCCGGCATGTACATCGGCGGGACCGACGCGTCCGGCCTGCACCACCTGCTCTGGGAGATCGTCGACAACTCCGTCGACGAGGCCATGAACGGGCACGCGAACCGCATCGTCGTGACGCTGCACAAGGACGGCGCCTCGGCGACGGTGGCGGACAACGGCCGCGGCATCCCCGTCGACAAGCACAGCCAGTACAAGAAGTCGGCGCTCGAGTTGATCCTCACGACGCTGCACGCCGGCGGCAAGTTCGAGGCGAAGAGCTACTTCCACTCGGGCGGCCTCCACGGCGTCGGCGCGTCGGTGGTGAACGCGCTCTCCGACAAGCTGGTCGCACGCGTGAAGCGCGACGGCGCCGAGTGGGAGCAGGCGTTCGCGCGCGGCAAGGCGACGGGCCCGCTCAAGAAGGTCGGCGCGGCGCGCGGTAGCGGCACGTCGATCTTCTTCCATCCCGATCCGCACATCTTCCCGGTCACGCGCTTCGACGCGAAGCACATCGCGGAGCGGCTCGAGTCGAAAGCGTACCTGCACGGCGGCCTCACCATCGAGCTCCGCGACGAGGCGGCCGGCACGTCGCAGACGTTCCACTACGAGGACGGCCTCAAGGCGTACCTCCAGAAGATCGTCGGCGACGCCGGCGCCGCGCCGCTGGCGGGCGAGATCCTGACGCTGCAGAAGGTGCAGGACGACCTGCATCTCGACTGCGCGCTGGCGTGGACCGAGGAGACCAGCGAGCGCGTCTGGTCGTACGTGAACGGCATCCCGACCGCGCAGGGCGGGGCGCACGAGAACGGCTTCAAGTCGGGCCTCGTGAAGGCCGTGCGCAACTACCTCACGACGCACAACCAGATCCCGCGCGGGCTCACGATCACGGCCGAGGACGTGCGCGAGGGTCTCGCCGGCCTCCTGTCGATCAAGATCGCGGCGCCGCAGTTCCAGGGCCAGACCAAGGAGCGTCTCAACAACACCGAGGTGACGCCCGTCATCGACGGCCTCGTGCGCACGGCGGTCGAGAACTGGCTCAACGGCAACCGCACCGCCGGCGACGTCATCGGAGGCCGCGTCGTGCTGGCGGCGAAGGCGCGCACGGCGTCGCGCGCGGCGGCGCAGCAGGTGCAGCGCAAGGGCGGCGTCTCGCACCGGCTCAACCTGCCCGGGAAGCTCGCCGACTGCTCCTCGACCGATCCGGGGGAATGCGAGCTGTTCCTCGTCGAGGGCGACTCGGCCGGCGGCTCGGCCAAGCAGGGGCGCGACCGCCGCTTCCAGGCGATCCTGCCGCTGCGCGGCAAGGTGCTGAACACCGAGCAGGCGTCGATGGCGAAGGTGCTGCAGAACAAGGAGCTGTCCGACATCGTCTCGGTGCTCGGCTGCGGCGCGGGGAAGGACACCGACCTCGGCAAGCTGCGCTACCACAAGGTCTGCCTGCTGATGGACGCCGACTCCGACGGCAACCACATCTGCACGCTGCTGCTGACGTTCTTCTACCGCCACCTCCCCGCGCTGATCCGCGCCGGGCACGTCTACATCGCGCAGCCGCCGCTCTACCGCGTCGACGTCGGCAAGCAGACGCACTGGGCCAAGGACGACGCGGCCAAGGACAAGCTGCTCGCGGGTTTGAACGGCAAGCGCGATCGGGTACAGGTCCAGCGCTTCAAGGGACTCGGCGAGATGAACCCGAGCACGCTGAAGGAAACCACGCTCGATCCGGCACGTCGCGCGCTCCTGCGCGTCACCATCGACGACGCCGCCGGCACCGAGCAGGCCATCCAGACCCTGATGGGGCGCGACGTCGCGCCGCGCTTCCAGTTCATCATGGAGCGGGCGCCGCGCGTGGACGAGGTGGACGTATGA
- a CDS encoding adenylate/guanylate cyclase domain-containing protein, whose protein sequence is MPEPSLDALARWLSRQALDATPAERLVIHLAETLVALGLPLWRLHVGTSALHPQVESTGVTWTRGSAVQLETYGHGSFAAIAQTSPFHDAVVAAQRQARAGAAGTTLPRTRYRLERGEGLRFPLLAGFREAGGTDYLCFVAVFGTAGHVDPHLSGTAVSFTSDRPGGFAEADVERLADLIPSFAAALRIAAHADTTRSLLDVYLGRDVGRRVLSGEIRRGSVETIAAAIVVGDLRGFTALADATPGAELVAMLDDHLDALVGAIEDRGGQVLKFLGDGLLATFSTHGPAQDCAAALDAGLDALSRIDALAAARRRDGRPAAALDLALHAGDVLYGNVGSERRLDFTVVGPAVNEAARLELLCAPLAVPLVASRRFVEQLGTPARFRSLGTHALRGVRHAAEVFTVV, encoded by the coding sequence ATGCCCGAGCCGTCCCTCGACGCCCTCGCCCGCTGGCTGTCGCGTCAGGCGCTCGACGCGACGCCGGCCGAGCGCCTCGTGATCCACCTCGCCGAGACGCTGGTCGCGCTCGGCCTGCCGCTCTGGCGGCTGCACGTCGGCACCAGCGCCCTCCATCCCCAGGTCGAGTCGACCGGCGTCACCTGGACACGCGGCAGCGCGGTGCAGCTCGAAACGTACGGGCACGGCTCGTTCGCCGCCATCGCGCAGACGAGCCCCTTCCACGACGCGGTGGTGGCGGCGCAGCGCCAGGCGCGCGCCGGCGCGGCCGGCACGACGCTGCCGCGCACGCGCTACCGCCTCGAGCGCGGTGAGGGGCTGCGCTTTCCCCTGCTGGCGGGGTTTCGCGAAGCCGGCGGAACCGACTACCTCTGCTTCGTCGCCGTCTTCGGCACCGCGGGCCACGTCGATCCGCATCTCTCCGGCACCGCCGTCAGCTTCACCTCCGACCGCCCGGGCGGCTTCGCCGAGGCCGACGTCGAACGGCTCGCCGACCTGATACCGTCCTTCGCCGCGGCCCTGCGGATCGCAGCCCACGCGGACACCACGCGCAGCCTCCTCGACGTCTACCTCGGACGCGACGTCGGCCGGCGCGTGCTGAGCGGCGAGATCCGCCGCGGCTCGGTCGAGACGATCGCCGCGGCGATCGTCGTCGGCGATCTGCGCGGCTTCACGGCGCTGGCCGACGCCACGCCCGGCGCCGAGCTGGTCGCGATGCTCGACGACCACCTCGACGCGCTCGTCGGCGCCATCGAGGACCGCGGCGGCCAGGTGCTGAAGTTCCTCGGCGACGGACTCCTCGCCACGTTCTCGACCCACGGACCGGCGCAGGATTGCGCCGCGGCCCTCGACGCCGGGCTCGACGCCCTCTCCCGCATCGACGCGCTCGCCGCCGCGCGCCGCCGCGACGGCCGTCCCGCCGCCGCCCTCGACCTCGCGCTGCACGCCGGCGACGTCCTCTACGGCAACGTCGGCTCCGAGCGCCGGCTCGACTTCACCGTCGTCGGCCCGGCCGTCAACGAGGCGGCGCGGCTCGAGCTCCTGTGCGCGCCCCTGGCCGTGCCGCTCGTCGCCAGCCGCCGCTTCGTCGAGCAGCTCGGAACCCCGGCGCGCTTCCGCAGCCTGGGCACGCACGCGCTGCGCGGCGTGCGGCATGCGGCCGAGGTCTTCACCGTCGTCTGA
- the fabF gene encoding beta-ketoacyl-ACP synthase II → MSLRRVVITGIGGVTPIGIGKDAMWESACAGRSGIGPITLFDVASQKCRIAGEVKDFDATRWIPAKHLKRMDDFARYAVSASVMAVDDARLEITPESGMRIGVMLGNNNGGARTIFKTVTKYNAEGPDSVSPFYITAITTSLGAGQVAIRLGVRGPNYTIGNACASGLNGVGEAWRWVREGTCDAVLAGGTDALIDPTEIAGFSNSRAVSFRNQEPTRASRPFDKDRDGFVLSEGSVMMVVEALEHAQARGAHIYAEIIGYATGSEAFHIAAPAPEGIGAAMTMQAAIASAGIRPEEIDYVNAHATSTPAGDVNETQGIKKALGDHAYRVPVSATKSMTGHLIGASGALEAMIVARTLETGIVTPTINLDAPDPACDLDYVPHEARKADVRTAITNSFGFGGANAALVMRRWDGR, encoded by the coding sequence ATGAGCTTGCGGCGCGTGGTGATCACCGGCATCGGCGGCGTCACCCCGATCGGCATCGGCAAGGACGCGATGTGGGAGTCGGCCTGCGCCGGCCGCTCGGGCATCGGCCCGATCACGCTGTTCGACGTCGCAAGCCAGAAGTGCCGCATCGCCGGCGAGGTGAAGGACTTCGACGCCACGAGGTGGATCCCGGCCAAGCACCTGAAGCGCATGGACGACTTCGCGCGCTACGCGGTGTCGGCCTCGGTGATGGCCGTCGACGACGCCCGGCTCGAGATCACGCCCGAGAGCGGCATGCGCATCGGCGTCATGCTCGGCAACAACAACGGCGGCGCGCGCACGATCTTCAAGACGGTGACGAAGTACAACGCCGAGGGCCCGGACTCGGTGTCGCCGTTCTACATCACGGCGATCACCACCAGCCTCGGCGCCGGCCAGGTGGCGATCCGTCTCGGCGTGCGCGGGCCGAACTACACCATCGGCAACGCCTGCGCGTCGGGCCTGAACGGCGTCGGCGAAGCGTGGCGCTGGGTGCGCGAGGGCACCTGCGACGCCGTCCTCGCCGGCGGCACCGACGCGCTGATCGACCCGACGGAGATCGCCGGCTTCTCCAACTCGCGCGCGGTGTCCTTCCGCAACCAGGAGCCCACCCGGGCGAGCCGCCCGTTCGACAAGGACCGCGACGGCTTCGTCCTCTCCGAGGGCAGCGTGATGATGGTGGTCGAGGCGCTCGAGCACGCGCAGGCGCGCGGCGCGCACATCTACGCGGAGATCATCGGCTACGCGACCGGCAGCGAGGCCTTCCACATCGCCGCGCCGGCGCCCGAGGGGATCGGCGCCGCGATGACGATGCAGGCCGCGATCGCGAGCGCCGGCATCCGGCCCGAGGAGATCGACTACGTCAACGCGCACGCCACCTCGACCCCGGCGGGCGACGTCAACGAGACGCAGGGGATCAAGAAGGCGCTCGGCGATCACGCGTACCGGGTGCCGGTGAGCGCCACCAAGTCGATGACGGGGCACCTCATCGGGGCGTCGGGCGCGCTCGAAGCCATGATCGTCGCGCGCACGCTCGAGACCGGGATCGTCACGCCGACGATCAACCTCGACGCCCCCGATCCCGCCTGCGACCTCGACTACGTCCCGCACGAGGCCCGCAAGGCCGACGTGCGCACGGCGATCACGAACTCGTTCGGGTTCGGCGGCGCGAACGCGGCGCTCGTCATGCGCCGTTGGGACGGACGCTAA